In a genomic window of Amphiprion ocellaris isolate individual 3 ecotype Okinawa chromosome 13, ASM2253959v1, whole genome shotgun sequence:
- the LOC111576751 gene encoding protocadherin gamma-C5-like codes for MTKRKGYREWRWQALWWHHFFLLWSTIDGQTRYSITEELKQGSVVGNLAKDLGLGLSEIFDRKLRVASEAGEQYFSVDAGKGELVVNDRIDREALCGQSVNCVLPLQVVIEDPLQLFRVEVEILDINDNAPKFPSVDITLEIAESTVIGVRFPLESAIDPDVGSNSLKSYTLSKDECFNIRIKEVAGGRKVPELILAKVLDREKNAIHKLLLTALDGGNPVRSGTAQITIAVLDNNDNVPAFDKTLYKVSVSENAAEGALVVQTKATDLDDGQNGEIEYFFGAHTSDAVLSIFTIDHVSGTIFLKGKLDFETTGNYEIDISAKDKGSPRMEGHCTVHVDVLDVNDNAPEIILTSHPKPVREDSPNGTVVALISARDLDSGENGKVTLQLPKQSRFALKPSFSRNYALVTSGVLDRENISEYNIEITATDSGSPPLSSKKTIPVSITDVNDNPPIFTQPSYNVYLKENGVPGSILFSVSASDLDFGENAKISYSILDSKVQDVSVSSYVYINSDNGSIYSMHSFDYEKLKVFQIQVQAKDQGSPSLSSNATVHVFILDQNDNAPAVIYPSSAALGSLSHQRMPRSAKAGHLVTKVTAVDADSGHNAWISYKVSEATDASLFTVNLYTGEVRTKRAVSEQDDSSQRLLIEIKDDGEPVQSATVTVSILLEDGLHEPILDLRHKSMVETSKKTGRITLYLILSLASVSVLSLVTFVILAVKCMRSSRSSGSCCMRRSDCDDYKNPNRNLQIQLNTDGPIKYVEVLGGDMLSQSQSFRSCMSPMSEYSDFTLIKPSSTTDFKEVISVLDASLPDSTWTFESQQVSTKQPLF; via the coding sequence ATGACAAAGAGAAAAGGATATCGAGAATGGAGATGGCAGGCGCTTTGGTGgcatcatttctttctcttgtgGAGTACAATAGACGGACAGACTCGTTACAGCATCACAGAGGAACTAAAACAGGGATCTGTGGTAGGAAATTTAGCCAAAGATCTCGGGTTGGGACTGTCTGAAATTTTTGACCGTAAACTGCGTGTCGCCTCTGAGGCTGGTGAGCAGTATTTCAGTGTGGATGCGGGGAAGGGCGAGCTGGTGGTGAATGACAGAATAGACAGAGAGGCTTTATGCGGACAAAGCGTCAACTGTGTGTTGCCACTGCAGGTGGTTATTGAAGACCCGTTGCAACTTTTTCGTGTTGAAGTCGAAATTCTAGATATTAATGACAATGCACCTAAATTTCCTTCAGTTGATATCACATTAGAGATTGCAGAATCGACAGTTATAGGAGTTCGATTTCCTCTAGAAAGCGCCATAGACCCAGATGTTGGCAGTAATTCACTTAAGTCTTACACTCTCAGTAAAGACGAATGTTTTAATATTAGAATAAAGGAAGTAGCTGGTGGAAGGAAAGTCCCTGAGTTAATTTTAGCGAAAGTTTTAGATCGAGAGAAAAATGCTATTCACAAGCTTCTTTTGACAGCTCTAGATGGAGGAAATCCAGTGAGATCAGGGACTGCCCAGATAACTATAGCAGTACTTGACAATAACGATAACGTTCCTGCTTTTGATAAAACGTTATATAAAGTATCTGTTAGTGAAAATGCTGCAGAAGGTGCGTTAGTAGTACAAACAAAGGCGACAGACTTGGACGATGGTCAGAACGGAGAGATTGAATATTTCTTTGGAGCGCACACGTCAGATGCTGTTCTGTCTATTTTTACTATTGATCATGTATCAGGAACGATATTCCTTAAAGGTAAATTAGATTTCGAAACGACTGGAAATTATGAAATAGACATAAGTGCAAAAGATAAAGGCAGTCCGAGAATGGAGGGGCATTGTACTGTGCATGTTGACGTTTTAGATGTGAACGATAATGCTCCAGAAATAATACTTACCTCTCATCCAAAGCCAGTGCGCGAAGACTCGCCTAATGGCACCGTAGTGGCTTTAATCAGTGCCAGAGACCTTGACTCCGGCGAAAACGGTAAAGTGACTTTACAGCTTCCTAAGCAATCTCGATTTGCTCTGAAACCCTCATTTTCCCGTAATTACGCACTGGTTACCAGTGGTGTTTTAGATCGAGAAAATATCTCTGAATATAATATTGAAATAACAGCCACGGATTCaggctctcctcctctgtccagTAAGAAAACTATACCTGTCAGCATCACTGATGTAAATGACAACCCTCCTATATTCACTCAGCCCTCCTATAATGTGTATTTAAAAGAGAACGGAGTACCAGGTTCTATACTGTTCTCAGTATCAGCCTCTGACCTGGATTTTGGAGAAAACGCTAAAATCTCTTACTCTATTCTGGACTCTAAAGTGCAGGACGTTTCTGTCTCGTCTTATGTTTACATCAACTCAGATAACGGCAGCATCTACAGCATGCACTCGTTTGACTATGAGAAGCTGAAGGTGTTTCAGATTCAGGTTCAGGCAAAGGATCAGGGCTCTCCGTCTCTCAGCAGCAACGCCACAGTCCATGTTTTCATCCTGGACCAGAACGACAATGCCCCCGCTGTTATTTACCCCTCCTCCGCTGCCCTGGGCTCCCTCTCTCATCAGAGGATGCCCCGCTCGGCCAAAGCGGGTCACCTGGTTACCAAGGTGACGGCTGTGGACGCTGACTCGGGCCACAACGCGTGGATCTCGTACAAAGTGTCGGAGGCCACAGACGCGTCTCTGTTCACTGTCAATCTGTACACAGGGGAGGTGAGGACTAAACGCGCTGTGTCCGAGCAGGACGACTCCTCTCAGAGGCTGCTGATAGAGATCAAGGACGACGGGGAGCCGGTCCAGTCCGCCACCGTCACGGTGTCCATCCTGCTGGAGGACGGTCTCCATGAGCCCATCTTAGACCTGAGACACAAATCGATGGTGGAGACGAGCAAGAAAACTGGGAGAATCACCCTGTATTTGATTCTGTCTCTGGCCTCGGTGTCCGTTCTGTCTCTGGTGACTTTTGTCATCTTGGCGGTGAAATGcatgaggagcagcaggagcagcggTAGTTGCTGCATGAGACGCAGCGACTGTGATGATTACAAGAACCCGAACAGGAACCTGCAGATTCAGCTGAACACTGATGGACCTATAAAGTACGTGGAGGTCCTGGGAGGAGACATGTTGTCTCAGAGTCAGTCGTTCAGGTCATGTATGTCTCCGATGTCAGAGTACAGTGATTTCACTTTGATTAAGCCCAGCAGCACCACAGACTTTAAGGAGGTGATCAGTGTTCTGGATGCGTCTTTACCGGACAGCACCTGGACCTTTGAGAGCCAGCAGGtgagcacaaaacaaccactgttttaa
- the LOC111576752 gene encoding protocadherin gamma-C5-like: MGYIRGIMWNKLPTWQVFLWWHHFFLLWSTIDGQTRYSIPEELKQGSVVGNLAKDLGLVVSELYRRKLRITSDAGKQYFSVDLGKGELVVKDRIDREELCAQRPSCLLPLELVIDNPLQLHRVEIEILDTNDNSPSFLNKEKVVKIAELVNPGARFPLESAQDPDVGINSIRSYLISKNDHFKLTVKSHKDGRKIPELVLEKPLDREKLPVHNLILTAVDGGDPVRSGTSEITVVVLDINDNAPQFERQVYEANVSEKATPGTEVLHVKATDADEGLNGEIEYFFAEQTTDLILSLFDIEPSTGSVVVKGMLDHETNTLLRFDITAKDKGNPEMDGHCGVEIKIVDINDNTPEIIVTSLTTPVPEDSAIGTVIALISAKDPDSGDNGKVTLSVSPKSPFKLNPSVSNHYSLVTNGPLDREKNDRYSVKISATDSGKPPLTSEKIILVELLDVNDNPPVFSQPSYVVYVKENHAPGNILCSVSAIDPDAGDNAKISYSILDSKVQDVSVSSYVYINSDNGSIYSMHSFDYEKLKVFQIQVQAKDQGSPSLSSNATVHVFILDQNDNAPAVIYPSSAALGSLSHQRMPRSAKAGHLVTKVTAVDADSGHNAWISYKVSEATDASLFTVNLYTGEVRTKRAVSEQDDSSQRLLIEIKDDGEPVQSATVTVSILLEDGLHEPILDLRHKSMVEPSKKTGRITLYLILSLASVSLLSLVTFVILAVKCMRSSRSSGSCCMRRSDCDDYKNPNRNLQIQLNTDGPIKYVEVLGGDMLSQSQSFRSCMSPMSEYSDFTLIKPSSTTDFKEVISVLDASLPDSTWTFESQQVSTKQPLF, encoded by the coding sequence ATGGGATACATACGAGGAATAATGTGGAATAAACTGCCGACATGgcaggtgtttttgtggtggcaTCATTTCTTCCTATTGTGGAGTACAATAGACGGACAGACTCGCTACAGCATCCCGGAGGAGCTAAAACAGGGCTCTGTGGTAGGAAACCTAGCCAAAGATTTGGGTTTGGTTGTATCTGAACTGTATCGGCGTAAATTGCGGATCACATCGGACGCTGGTAAGCAGTATTTTAGTGTGGACTTAGGCAAGGGAGAACTGGTGGTGAAAGACAGGATAGATAGGGAGGAACTGTGTGCGCAAAGACCGTCGTGTTTGCTGCCTTTAGAGCTGGTTATAGATAACCCCCTGCAGCTGCATAGAGTTGAAATCGAAATACTGGACACAAACGATAATTCTCCTAGTTTCCTTAACAAAGAGAAAGTGGTGAAAATTGCGGAGCTGGTAAATCCTGGCGCCCGATTTCCTTTAGAAAGTGCCCAAGATCCTGATGTCGGCATAAATTCTATACGCTCTTATCTCATAAGCAAAAATGACCATTTCAAACTTACTGTTAAAAGCCACAAAGACGGAAGAAAAATCCCTGAACTGGTTCTTGAAAAACCGCTTGATAGAGAAAAACTGCCTGTGCACAACCTTATCCTCACAGCTGTAGACGGTGGAGATCCTGTGCGCTCAGGGACATCTGAAATTACAGTGGTAGTACTTGATATCAATGATAATGCACCCCAGTTTGAGAGACAGGTATATGAGGCTAATGTCAGTGAAAAAGCAACACCTGGAACTGAAGTACTGCATGTTAAAGCTACAGATGCAGATGAAGGACTAAATGGagaaattgaatatttttttgcgGAGCAAACTACAGATCTGATTTTATCATTGTTTGATATTGAACCTTCTACTGGAAGCGTTGTCGTTAAAGGGATGTTAGACCATGAAACAAACACTTTACTTCGATTTGATATAACTGCAAAAGACAAAGGTAATCCGGAGATGGATGGACACTGTGGCGTCGAAATCAAAATAGTTGACATTAATGACAACACGCCTGAAATAATTGTTACGTCTTTAACAACACCTGTTCCAGAAGATTCTGCAATTGGAACAGTTATTGCATTAATAAGCGCAAAAGACCCAGATTCAGGTGACAATGGCAAGGTTACATTAAGCGTATCTCCCAAATCTCCTTTTAAGTTAAATCCATCTGTCTCAAACCATTACTCATTAGTGACGAATGGGCCACTTGACCGTGAAAAAAATGACCGCTATAGTGTGAAGATTAGCGCCACTGATTCAGGAAAGCCCCCACTAACGAGTGAAAAAATTATACTTGTTGAGCTGTTAGATGTAAATGACAACCCACCAGTCTTCTCCCAGCCCTCTTATGTGGTTTATGTGAAAGAAAATCACGCTCCTGGGAATATTTTGTGCTCAGTGTCTGCAATTGATCCTGATGCGGGTGACAACGCGAAGATCTCTTACTCTATTCTGGACTCTAAAGTGCAGGACGTTTCTGTCTCGTCTTATGTTTACATCAACTCAGATAACGGCAGCATCTACAGCATGCACTCGTTTGACTATGAGAAGCTGAAGGTGTTTCAGATTCAGGTTCAGGCAAAGGATCAGGGCTCTCCGTCTCTCAGCAGCAACGCCACAGTCCATGTTTTCATCCTGGACCAGAACGACAATGCCCCCGCTGTTATTTACCCCTCCTCCGCTGCCCTGGGCTCCCTCTCTCATCAGAGGATGCCCCGCTCGGCCAAAGCGGGTCACCTGGTTACCAAGGTGACGGCTGTGGACGCTGACTCGGGCCACAACGCGTGGATCTCGTACAAAGTGTCGGAGGCCACAGACGCGTCTCTGTTCACTGTCAATCTGTACACAGGGGAGGTGAGGACTAAACGCGCTGTGTCCGAGCAGGACGACTCCTCTCAGAGGCTGCTGATAGAGATCAAGGACGACGGGGAGCCGGTCCAGTCCGCCACCGTCACGGTGTCCATCCTGCTGGAGGACGGTCTCCATGAGCCCATCTTAGACCTGAGACACAAATCGATGGTGGAGCCGAGCAAGAAAACTGGGAGAATCACCCTTTATTTGATTCTGTCTCTGGCCTCGGTGTCCTTGCTGTCTCTAGTGACTTTTGTCATCTTGGCGGTGAAATGcatgaggagcagcaggagcagcggTAGTTGCTGCATGAGACGCAGCGACTGTGATGATTACAAGAACCCGAACAGGAACCTGCAGATTCAGCTGAACACTGACGGGCCTATAAAGTACGTGGAGGTCCTGGGAGGAGACATGTTGTCTCAGAGTCAGTCGTTCAGGTCGTGTATGTCTCCGATGTCAGAGTACAGTGATTTCACTTTGATTAAGCCCAGCAGCACCACAGACTTTAAGGAGGTGATCAGTGTCCTGGATGCGTCTTTACCGGACAGCACCTGGACCTTTGAGAGCCAGCAGGtgagcacaaaacaaccactgttttaa
- the LOC129350344 gene encoding protocadherin gamma-A11-like: MWDITMKRQVLLFISVLSLDAALGQVSYSIPEEMAKGSFVGNIAQDLGLDVKRLKSGRARVFTRDSTAYIELNRERGILLLNERIDREALCGQMTPCALHFQLLLEDPMEFYSITVEITDINDNPPTFITSEAEFNISESALSGTTFTLDRATDLDVGENGLKTYVLKPTDIFSLKMNNQGDGIKNVEMVLNAPLDREKNEQLSLVLTAVDGGEPQMTGTMQIRITVLDVNDNAPVFTQPVYKAFIRENSPAGTVVLTVTATDADEGSNGRITYSISNILDHARGIFEINKRTGEVTLHGRADYEKNRNFQINVRASDDGGLTGSCKLIIDVLDMNDNRPDIHIMSKSNVISEDAKTKTVVTMINVDDADSSENGKVHCVINDNNNFILKSTSEKFYSLMTDSELDRERASEYNITVTCSDEGVPSLSSSVTLTLQISDVNDNEPVFERSSYEAYIVENNTPGVSIFTVRATDADWNQNARVSYILEDSSVNGVPVSSYVSISADSGVIHAVRSFDYEQIKDFQFHVKAQDGGSPPLSSNVTVKMMIQDQNDNPPQVLYPVQTGGSVVAEMVPRSADVGYLVTKVVAVDVDSGQNAWLSYKLQKATDRALFEVGSQNGEIRTIRQVSDKDAVKQRLSVIVEDNGQPSRSATVIVNVAVADSFPEVLSEFSDFPHDKEYNDNLTFYLVLALAVVSFLFITCLVVIISVKIYRWRQSRILYHSNLPVIPYYPPRYSDTLGTTGTLQHVYNYEVCRTTDSRKSDCKFGRAGSQNVLIMDPSCSGTMQRMQSEKSILDEPDSPLEV, encoded by the coding sequence ATGTGGGACATAACAATGAAACGGCAAGTACTGTTGTTCATTTCGGTCCTCTCCCTCGATGCAGCGCTCGGACAAGTCAGCTACTCCATTCCCGAGGAAATGGCGAAAGGCTCTTTTGTTGGTAACATAGCTCAAGATCTAGGATTAGATGTCAAAAGACTGAAATCCGGCAGGGCTCGCGTTTTTACTCGCGACAGCACTGCATACATCGAGCTAAACAGAGAAAGAGGAATTCTCTTGCTCAATGAAAGGATAGACAGAGAGGCGCTTTGTGGACAAATGACGCCGTGCGctttacattttcagcttttattggAAGATCCGATGGAATTTTACAGTATTACCGTTGAAATCACAGATATCAATGACAACCCTCCGACTTTCATCACAAGCGAGGCTGAATTTAATATCAGCGAGTCTGCTCTGAGTGGCACGACATTCACTTTAGATAGGGCGACGGATCTGGATGTGGgtgaaaatggtttaaaaacgTACGTCTTGAAACCAACCGACATTTTTTCTCTTAAGATGAATAATCAAGGAGATGGGATTAAAAATGTCGAGATGGTTTTAAATGCACCACTGGACAGGGAGAAAAATGAACAGCTGTCTTTGGTTCTGACGGCAGTGGATGGAGGAGAGCCGCAGATGACAGGAACAATGCAGATTCGCATTACTGTTTTAGACGTTAATGATAATGCTCCTGTTTTTACGCAGCCTGTTTATAAAGCTTTCATAAGAGAAAATTCACCAGCAGGAACCGTTGTACTGACAGTTACTGCGACAGATGCAGATGAAGGATCTAATGGTAGAATAACTTATTCAATTTCAAATATACTCGATCATGCCCGTggaatttttgaaataaataagaGAACTGGTGAGGTTACCTTACATGGAAGGGCTGATTATGAGAAGAACAGGAATTTTCAGATTAATGTTCGTGCAAGTGATGACGGAGGACTAACTGGCTCTTGTAAACTGATTATCGACGTATTAGATATGAACGACAACCGCCCTGATATTCATATCATGTCGAAATCAAATGTTATATCAGAAGATGCTAAAACAAAAACCGTTGTAACTATGATAAATGTGGACGATGCTGATTCCTCTGAAAATGGCAAAGTGCATTGCGTcattaatgacaataataatttCATATTAAAGTCAACATCAGAAAAATTCTATAGTCTCATGACAGACAGTGAATTAGACAGAGAGAGGGCCTCTGAGTATAACAtcactgtgacctgctctgATGAGGGAGTGCCCTCCCTCTCCAGCAGCGTCACTCTCACCTTACAGATCTCTGATGTAAATGACAACGAGCCTGTCTTTGAGAGGAGCTCATATGAGGCCTACATTGTAGAAAACAACACACCAGGTGTGTCTATATTCACAGTGAGAGCCACAGACGCTGACTGGAACCAGAATGCTCGTGTTTCTTACATTCTGGAGGACTCCTCAGTGAACGGAGTGCCAGTCTCCTCATATGTGTCCATCAGTGCTGATAGTGGAGTCATCCATGCAGTGCGCTCTTTTGACTATGAGCAGATCAAAGACTTCCAGTTCCATGTGAAAGCTCAGGATGGAGGCTCTCCTCCACTCAGCAGcaatgtgacagtgaaaatgatGATCCAGGACCAGAACGACAATCCTCCTCAGGTTCTGTATCCAGTCCAGACTGGTGGCTCTGTGGTGGCTGAAATGGTGCCTCGTTCAGCAGATGTGGGCTATCTGGTGACCAAAGTGGTggctgttgatgtggactctggACAGAATGCGTGGCTGTCGTATAAActgcagaaagccacagacaggGCTCTGTTTGAAGTGGGCTCCCAGAATGGAGAGATCCGAACCATCCGCCAAGTGAGTGATAAAgatgcagtgaaacagagaCTGAGTGTTATAGTGGAGGACAACGGTCAGCCCTCTCGTTCAGCTACAGTCATTGTGAACGTGGCGGTGGCGGACAGCTTCCCTGAAGTTCTGTCGGAGTTCAGTGACTTTCCACATGACAAGGAGTACAATgacaacctgactttttacttgGTGTTGGCTCTGGCTGTGGTCTCCTTCCTGTTCATCACGTGTTTGGTGGTTATTAtctcagtgaaaatctacagatgGAGACAGTCTCGCATCCTGTATCATTCCAACCTGCCTGTGATTCCATATTATCCTCCACGTTACTCAGACACTTTGGGGACAACAGGGACTCTCCAACACGTGTACAATTACGAGGTGTGCAGGACGACAGACTCCAGAAAGAGTGACTGTAAGTTCGGCAGAGCTGGTAGTCAGAACGTGTTGATCATGGATCCCAGTTGTTCAGGGACGATGCAGCGGATGCAGAGTGAGAAGAGCATCCTGGATGAACCAGACTCTCCTCTAGAGGTTTGA